A window from Photobacterium sp. DA100 encodes these proteins:
- a CDS encoding gluconokinase — protein MVGKSIIVMGVSASGKSTIGYELAQRIGGKFIDGDDLHPKANILKMAQGEPLNDQDREPWLERIRDAAFSIESKNETGVIVCSALKKCYREQIRKGNRNLAFLYLSGSQEVIKARIRLRQGHFMKENMIASQFAVLETPIDETDVITVNIDQSIEAILDDAVAALTEHAMNEQGTPATAQEITA, from the coding sequence ATGGTGGGGAAAAGCATCATAGTGATGGGGGTATCTGCATCAGGGAAAAGTACTATCGGTTATGAACTTGCCCAGCGTATTGGCGGCAAGTTTATCGATGGGGATGACCTGCACCCAAAAGCCAACATCCTGAAAATGGCCCAAGGGGAGCCACTGAACGACCAAGACCGTGAGCCTTGGCTAGAGCGGATCCGCGATGCCGCATTCAGCATTGAAAGCAAGAACGAAACGGGCGTGATTGTCTGCTCAGCCTTGAAGAAATGTTACCGGGAACAAATTCGTAAGGGAAATCGCAACTTAGCTTTCTTGTATCTGTCAGGCTCTCAAGAGGTGATTAAAGCACGTATCCGGCTACGGCAAGGGCATTTCATGAAAGAAAACATGATCGCCAGCCAATTTGCGGTCCTTGAAACACCTATTGATGAAACCGACGTCATCACCGTGAACATTGACCAGAGTATTGAAGCCATATTGGATGACGCTGTTGCTGCTCTGACAGAGCACGCTATGAATGAACAAGGCACACCAGCTACGGCCCAGGAGATCACCGCATGA
- a CDS encoding alternative oxidase — protein MSGFKITHRSATKLSERVAYQITQFLKFSLNLFYGSKYAKRAVILETIAAVPGMVAGMFNHLKSLRRMRDDEGWIKQLLDEAQNERMHLMIFLDIAKPSWIERMLVLLGQGVFIVVYSFIYLLSSRIAHRVVGYFEEEACKSYTEYLEKIDAGEVENINAPDIAIEYYQLAANAKLRDVILRIREDEAGHRDRNHGFADAYENKSLPAHQN, from the coding sequence ATGTCAGGTTTCAAAATAACCCACCGAAGCGCAACCAAGCTCTCGGAGCGAGTTGCCTATCAAATCACGCAGTTCCTTAAATTTTCCCTTAACCTGTTTTATGGCTCTAAGTACGCCAAAAGAGCCGTCATTTTAGAAACCATTGCTGCCGTACCGGGTATGGTTGCAGGTATGTTCAACCACCTTAAGTCTCTGCGCCGAATGAGAGATGACGAAGGTTGGATCAAACAGCTGCTTGATGAAGCGCAGAACGAGCGGATGCACCTAATGATCTTCCTGGATATCGCTAAGCCAAGCTGGATAGAGCGGATGCTAGTCTTGCTCGGACAAGGTGTCTTTATTGTGGTGTACAGTTTCATCTACTTACTATCATCACGGATCGCCCATCGTGTGGTGGGGTATTTCGAGGAAGAAGCCTGCAAAAGCTACACCGAATATCTCGAAAAAATCGATGCCGGTGAAGTTGAGAACATCAACGCACCAGACATTGCGATTGAATACTACCAGCTCGCGGCCAATGCCAAGTTAAGGGATGTCATCCTGCGTATCCGCGAAGACGAAGCGGGCCACCGAGACAGGAACCATGGTTTTGCCGATGCCTACGAGAACAAGTCGCTACCTGCGCATCAGAACTAA
- the edd gene encoding phosphogluconate dehydratase — MIHPTITRITERIKARSQVIRANFEDKTAYQAEQGKGRASLSCGNLAHAVAASCQQEKQQILDFTRANLAIVSSYNDMLSAHQLYKNYPDQIKLALQSLGHTAQIAGCVPAMCDGVTQGQPGMDMSLFSRDLIAQSTAFSLSHNVFDATLLLGICDKIAPGQLMGALSYAHLPTAFIPAGPMPTGITNDKKVAVRQQYVAGEVGKDALLEMECQAYHSGGTCTFYGTANTNQLVFEAMGLMLPGSAFVAPNTDLRSALTEHASLALASMTADSPSYRPLIDVFTAENLVNGVVALLASGGSTNHTIHMLAIARAGGLLLTWDDISELSDIVPLLAKMYPNGPADINAFEQAGGVPALMKALHERGLLNSDVKTVFGEFADQLTQPAIEDNKLIWQPVGESHNPEVIAANGQVFNQTGGTKVLKGNLGQAVIKVSAVKQEHQFIEAPAKVFRCQHDVEAAYQAGEFTGDCVIVVSHNGPAANGMPELHKLMPILSNIQKAGHQVALVTDGRLSGASGKIPAAIHVSPEALRGGAIGMIKNGDIVKLDCNTGLLEAAVDFDQRQPVQLDTEASQITWGRDIFKVMRENVGSADEGASFLF; from the coding sequence ATGATCCACCCAACCATTACCCGGATCACCGAGCGTATCAAAGCCCGCAGCCAAGTAATCCGTGCGAACTTTGAAGATAAAACAGCGTATCAGGCTGAGCAGGGAAAAGGCCGAGCCAGCCTGTCCTGTGGCAACCTTGCCCACGCGGTAGCAGCGTCCTGCCAGCAGGAAAAGCAGCAGATCCTCGATTTCACCCGTGCCAACCTTGCCATTGTCTCGTCTTACAATGACATGCTAAGTGCCCACCAGCTTTACAAAAACTACCCGGATCAAATCAAGTTAGCCCTGCAGTCGCTCGGCCATACGGCCCAAATCGCCGGCTGTGTACCCGCGATGTGCGATGGGGTAACCCAAGGCCAACCGGGTATGGATATGTCGCTGTTCTCCCGAGATTTAATTGCCCAGTCCACCGCCTTCTCGCTGAGCCACAATGTATTCGATGCCACATTGCTGCTGGGCATTTGCGATAAAATTGCCCCGGGACAGTTGATGGGGGCACTTAGCTACGCCCATCTGCCTACCGCCTTCATTCCGGCAGGCCCAATGCCTACAGGCATTACCAACGACAAGAAAGTTGCCGTGCGCCAGCAGTATGTCGCCGGCGAAGTGGGCAAAGACGCCCTGCTAGAGATGGAGTGCCAAGCCTACCATTCCGGTGGCACCTGTACGTTCTACGGCACAGCCAACACCAACCAGCTGGTCTTCGAAGCCATGGGCTTGATGCTACCGGGCTCGGCTTTCGTGGCGCCCAACACTGACTTGCGCTCAGCCTTGACCGAGCACGCCAGCCTAGCACTGGCATCCATGACTGCGGATTCCCCTAGCTACCGCCCTCTTATTGACGTATTCACTGCCGAAAACTTGGTCAATGGCGTAGTGGCCTTGCTGGCCTCGGGTGGCAGTACTAACCACACTATCCATATGCTGGCAATCGCCCGCGCTGGCGGGCTGCTCCTTACCTGGGATGATATCAGTGAGCTGTCTGATATCGTGCCGCTGCTGGCCAAGATGTACCCGAATGGCCCGGCAGATATCAACGCCTTCGAGCAAGCCGGCGGTGTTCCGGCACTGATGAAAGCCCTGCATGAGCGCGGCCTACTTAACTCAGACGTAAAAACGGTATTTGGTGAGTTTGCCGACCAGCTGACCCAGCCAGCTATCGAGGATAACAAGCTAATATGGCAACCTGTTGGCGAGAGCCACAACCCTGAAGTCATCGCCGCCAACGGCCAAGTATTCAACCAAACTGGTGGAACCAAAGTGCTCAAAGGCAATCTGGGCCAAGCCGTTATCAAGGTCTCTGCGGTCAAGCAGGAACACCAGTTCATTGAAGCGCCAGCCAAAGTTTTCCGTTGCCAGCATGACGTAGAAGCGGCTTATCAGGCCGGTGAGTTCACCGGGGACTGCGTCATCGTCGTCAGCCACAATGGTCCTGCTGCCAATGGTATGCCAGAGCTACACAAACTGATGCCCATCCTTAGCAATATCCAAAAAGCAGGCCATCAGGTCGCTTTGGTTACCGACGGCCGCTTGTCGGGTGCATCAGGCAAGATCCCGGCGGCTATCCATGTATCACCGGAAGCGCTGCGCGGCGGTGCCATCGGCATGATCAAAAATGGCGATATCGTGAAGCTTGACTGTAACACCGGCCTGTTGGAAGCCGCGGTTGATTTTGACCAACGCCAACCGGTTCAACTCGACACCGAAGCCAGCCAAATTACCTGGGGACGGGATATCTTCAAAGTGATGCGGGAAAATGTCGGCAGTGCCGATGAGGGGGCGAGCTTCTTGTTCTAA
- a CDS encoding CatB-related O-acetyltransferase → MGNKHWTKMEMLHETVKNKNIIIKGSHSYYSDAYDNGFERSVVRYLHGDEQTCHREPRWEIDKLYIGDYVCIGAEAVILMGGNHTHRADWFSLYPFMDKIDEAYQSKGDTHLGDGCWIGMRAMIMPGVTIGEGAIVAANSVITKDVEPYTIVGGSPAKTIRKRFEPATIARLLALNIYEWPESKFDALRELICSDDIYALEKAHLLFE, encoded by the coding sequence ATGGGCAACAAGCACTGGACGAAAATGGAAATGCTCCATGAAACCGTCAAAAACAAAAACATTATCATCAAAGGCAGCCATAGCTATTACAGCGATGCTTACGATAATGGGTTCGAGCGTTCTGTGGTGCGTTACCTCCACGGCGATGAGCAAACCTGCCACCGTGAACCTCGCTGGGAAATCGACAAACTCTATATTGGCGACTATGTCTGTATCGGTGCCGAAGCGGTGATACTGATGGGGGGTAACCATACCCACCGTGCCGATTGGTTTTCGCTTTACCCGTTCATGGACAAGATCGATGAGGCCTACCAGTCCAAAGGCGATACCCACCTTGGTGATGGCTGCTGGATAGGTATGCGCGCGATGATCATGCCTGGCGTTACCATTGGCGAAGGGGCGATTGTCGCTGCCAATAGCGTGATCACCAAAGATGTCGAGCCCTATACTATTGTCGGCGGCAGTCCTGCGAAAACTATCCGTAAACGGTTTGAGCCAGCGACCATCGCGCGTTTGCTGGCCCTGAACATCTACGAATGGCCCGAGAGCAAGTTCGACGCCTTGAGAGAGCTGATCTGCAGTGATGATATCTATGCGTTGGAGAAAGCCCACTTGTTATTTGAGTAA
- a CDS encoding C69 family dipeptidase, which yields MTKLSVTLLSAAVLSALSMSANACTGLIVGKGASVDGSIMIARNEDFGINNWNKYLAYRPQQINEQGDWTLGNGLVVPMPTQFYAYSAIPDWDALTVDKDGKYYEERGINQYNVAVSATTSAEVNEKAAKADPLVKPGIIEAVIPTLILPQVKTAKQGVELLGHYIEEYGAGEGNSLYIADINEAWLFEIGSGHHWIAVKVPDDSYAMIANGLRIHGVDLDAPDVMHSKGLLQFVKQHKLLDKPDARSFNFAKAFGVIGDTYNVDREWLGQAMLTPSQVQDTREQQYPLFMRPDDKISVKDVASVLSSTYEGTELAEKGERPIRVERQLESHIIQLRPDMPEEFQGIIWQSYGVLSESVLVPLYTSLQEYPVPYTVGTDTYSDDSAYWQFRSLTALATANPDKYLLMLKATWDKEESKLYKQVSNMDMLLKDMYNQDKATAVEMASDFSYGQLQRTLSMATEIRYKMMTDLTKSTEKKYSEEEFKKIMSL from the coding sequence ATGACGAAATTGTCTGTTACGCTGTTGAGTGCGGCTGTGCTGTCTGCACTGAGTATGAGTGCCAATGCCTGTACGGGATTGATTGTCGGTAAAGGCGCATCGGTCGATGGCAGTATCATGATTGCCCGCAACGAAGACTTTGGTATTAATAACTGGAATAAATACCTCGCCTACCGCCCGCAGCAAATCAACGAACAGGGCGATTGGACCTTGGGCAATGGGTTGGTTGTGCCTATGCCTACCCAGTTTTATGCCTACTCGGCAATACCGGATTGGGATGCGCTAACGGTCGACAAAGACGGCAAGTATTACGAAGAGCGCGGTATCAATCAGTACAATGTTGCAGTTTCTGCGACCACCAGTGCCGAGGTTAACGAAAAAGCCGCCAAGGCCGATCCTTTGGTGAAGCCGGGGATCATCGAAGCGGTGATCCCGACCCTGATCCTGCCGCAGGTGAAAACCGCCAAACAAGGCGTCGAGCTGCTTGGCCACTACATTGAAGAGTACGGCGCTGGCGAAGGTAACAGCCTGTACATTGCCGATATTAATGAAGCATGGCTGTTCGAAATCGGCTCGGGGCATCACTGGATTGCGGTGAAAGTGCCGGATGACAGCTATGCGATGATTGCCAATGGCTTGCGGATCCACGGTGTCGACCTGGATGCACCGGATGTAATGCACTCCAAAGGGCTGCTGCAGTTTGTTAAACAGCATAAATTGCTGGATAAACCCGATGCTCGTTCATTCAATTTTGCCAAGGCCTTTGGGGTCATTGGTGATACCTATAATGTTGACCGCGAGTGGTTGGGGCAGGCGATGCTGACACCTTCGCAGGTACAGGACACCCGTGAGCAGCAGTATCCGCTGTTCATGAGGCCCGATGACAAAATTTCGGTCAAGGATGTGGCCAGCGTACTGAGCTCGACCTATGAAGGCACCGAGCTGGCAGAGAAGGGTGAGCGGCCTATTCGGGTAGAGCGCCAGCTTGAATCGCATATTATTCAGCTTCGCCCGGACATGCCTGAAGAGTTCCAGGGGATCATCTGGCAGAGTTATGGTGTGCTGTCCGAGTCTGTGTTGGTTCCGCTCTATACCAGTCTGCAAGAGTACCCAGTGCCTTATACGGTCGGGACTGATACCTACAGTGATGACTCGGCTTACTGGCAGTTCCGCAGCCTGACGGCATTGGCAACCGCCAATCCGGATAAGTACCTGCTAATGTTGAAAGCAACTTGGGATAAGGAAGAGAGCAAGTTGTACAAGCAAGTCAGCAACATGGATATGCTGCTCAAAGATATGTACAACCAGGACAAGGCGACAGCGGTAGAAATGGCGTCGGATTTCTCTTACGGCCAACTGCAGCGTACCTTGAGTATGGCAACAGAGATCCGCTACAAGATGATGACGGATCTGACTAAGAGCACCGAGAAGAAATATAGCGAAGAAGAGTTCAAGAAGATCATGAGTCTTTAA
- a CDS encoding aspartate aminotransferase family protein: MSHVFHRHCHTPLPTVVSGHGIYLSDSDGKLYLDGCGGAAVSNLGHNHQRVKAAIAQQLGAIPYAHSGFFTSISSEQLAKRLAELAPDALKHTYFVSGGSEAVEAALKMARQYFVEKGKPQKSQFIARRQSYHGNTLGALSVGGNEWRREPFRPILSAAHHIAPCYAYRDQQPGESELAYSMRVANELEQKILELGADNVMAFIAEPVVGATAGALPATEGYFKRIREICDTYDVLLILDEVMCGIGRTGTFFAFEQEVIVPDIVTVAKGLGAGYQPIGAAIVHDDIYQAIASGSGFFQHGHTFMGHPMACAAALATIDTIIEDSLLDKVKLRGKQLLSKLNDTLGPLPYVGDIRGKGLFIGIELVADKQSKAPLPSCSQAHKAIKTVAMNNGLMCYPMAGTIDGKAGHHILLAPPFIIEEHQLDELVSKLHTSLLQASALWS; this comes from the coding sequence ATGAGCCATGTTTTCCACCGCCACTGCCATACCCCGCTTCCCACAGTAGTTAGCGGGCATGGAATATACCTGTCCGACAGCGACGGAAAGCTATACCTCGATGGCTGCGGCGGTGCCGCCGTCTCTAATTTGGGCCATAACCACCAGCGGGTAAAAGCCGCAATCGCCCAACAACTTGGGGCTATTCCCTACGCCCATTCCGGTTTTTTCACCAGCATTAGCAGTGAGCAACTCGCCAAACGACTGGCAGAACTCGCACCCGATGCTTTGAAACACACTTACTTTGTCAGCGGCGGCTCCGAAGCGGTAGAAGCGGCGCTGAAAATGGCGCGGCAATACTTTGTCGAGAAGGGAAAGCCGCAGAAAAGCCAGTTCATCGCCCGGCGCCAGAGCTATCACGGCAATACCCTCGGGGCACTTTCGGTCGGCGGCAACGAATGGCGGCGCGAACCTTTCAGGCCGATACTCTCCGCAGCCCACCATATCGCCCCTTGCTATGCCTACCGTGATCAGCAGCCGGGAGAATCAGAGCTGGCCTACAGCATGAGGGTAGCGAATGAGCTAGAGCAAAAGATCCTTGAGCTAGGCGCCGACAACGTAATGGCATTCATTGCCGAGCCCGTGGTCGGTGCAACCGCTGGGGCCCTGCCTGCTACTGAAGGCTATTTCAAGCGGATCAGGGAGATTTGCGATACCTATGATGTATTACTGATCCTTGATGAAGTGATGTGCGGTATCGGTCGGACCGGCACCTTTTTCGCCTTTGAGCAGGAAGTTATCGTGCCTGATATTGTCACTGTCGCCAAAGGGCTTGGCGCAGGCTACCAGCCTATCGGTGCAGCTATTGTCCATGACGATATCTACCAGGCGATCGCCTCAGGATCTGGCTTCTTCCAGCATGGTCACACTTTTATGGGTCACCCGATGGCGTGTGCAGCGGCCCTGGCAACTATCGATACCATTATCGAAGACAGCCTACTCGACAAGGTTAAGCTGCGTGGTAAGCAACTTTTGTCAAAGCTCAACGACACACTGGGGCCACTGCCCTATGTCGGCGATATCCGTGGGAAGGGGTTGTTTATTGGTATTGAGTTAGTCGCAGACAAACAGTCGAAAGCCCCCCTTCCCAGCTGTTCGCAGGCCCACAAAGCCATTAAAACAGTCGCCATGAACAACGGGCTGATGTGCTACCCCATGGCTGGGACAATCGACGGTAAAGCCGGCCACCATATTTTGTTGGCACCGCCTTTCATTATTGAAGAACACCAATTGGATGAACTGGTTAGCAAACTACATACCTCCCTGTTGCAAGCTTCGGCTCTATGGAGCTAG
- a CDS encoding LysR substrate-binding domain-containing protein — protein sequence MLNMKELPSIRALRTFIAVANHLSFSKAARELSLTQGAVSKQISLLEQQLGQPLFERHLNGIRLTRIGLRYLPQIVEALEALQNATAGLRQLDQVEEVLTVNVSPSFASLWLIPRINGFARAFPHLQVQLKTGDGLVHDISGDNDIVIRCLPLAKHYDNATLLCRENLRLVASAALLRQQPIREIDDLVKHVFLPQVTRPQLWEQFRIHHKIAYPMEFYGVGFEHFYMSLEAVKNQQGLALLPDFMVDDLIINTSELFNPLKSMMASHYGYYIIVPHYKRHARKVCVFTQWLTEMMASSQGHAS from the coding sequence GTGTTAAATATGAAAGAGCTCCCTTCGATAAGGGCGCTTAGAACTTTCATCGCTGTGGCGAATCATTTGAGCTTTTCCAAAGCCGCCAGGGAGCTCTCGCTCACCCAAGGGGCTGTGAGTAAACAGATTTCCCTGCTGGAACAACAGCTGGGGCAGCCTTTGTTCGAGCGGCACCTCAATGGAATTCGGCTCACCCGCATAGGGCTGCGCTATTTACCGCAAATCGTCGAAGCCTTGGAAGCGCTGCAAAACGCCACGGCGGGGTTGCGCCAGCTCGATCAGGTTGAGGAGGTGCTGACGGTCAATGTGTCCCCTTCATTTGCTAGCCTTTGGCTGATTCCGCGGATAAACGGCTTTGCCCGAGCTTTTCCCCACCTTCAGGTGCAGCTCAAAACCGGGGACGGGCTTGTGCATGATATCAGCGGTGATAATGACATTGTTATTCGTTGCCTGCCGTTGGCTAAGCACTACGACAATGCCACCTTGTTGTGCAGAGAGAACCTAAGGCTGGTGGCTTCGGCAGCGTTATTGCGTCAGCAGCCAATTAGGGAAATTGATGATCTGGTAAAGCATGTATTCCTGCCCCAGGTTACCCGGCCGCAGTTGTGGGAGCAGTTCAGAATCCACCACAAGATTGCCTACCCGATGGAATTTTATGGAGTTGGGTTCGAGCATTTCTATATGTCGCTGGAAGCGGTGAAAAACCAGCAGGGGCTGGCATTGTTACCTGATTTTATGGTCGATGACTTAATCATCAACACATCTGAGCTATTCAACCCACTCAAATCAATGATGGCCAGTCATTATGGCTATTACATTATTGTGCCTCACTATAAACGCCATGCCCGCAAGGTGTGTGTATTTACCCAGTGGCTCACTGAAATGATGGCCAGCAGCCAAGGTCATGCTTCCTAG
- a CDS encoding 3-keto-5-aminohexanoate cleavage protein, with the protein MQPIQSVVQSAIIVAPNGARKTKTDHPALPMEQQEIIDEVIACRDAGAAMVHLHARDKSGKHSLEIEDNLHLYHGLKARVGESIIVQLTTEAIGQYSPAQQMALINEVRPEAASLALSELLADGYGPDTAQLDKASAFFHHVAEQGIIAQYILYSPRDLERYFTLFDQGLLPTSNHHILLVLGRYDKHQTASPKDLPPFLQERLFSHGKRWAVCAFGKYEHLCLTASMIMGGDIRVGFENNHVNHLGTLASSNAQQVANLAETAKQLGLATLDAYHFRQLLTA; encoded by the coding sequence ATGCAGCCAATACAGTCAGTCGTGCAATCGGCCATTATTGTGGCTCCCAACGGGGCAAGGAAAACCAAAACCGATCACCCTGCCCTACCAATGGAGCAGCAGGAAATTATTGACGAGGTTATCGCCTGCCGCGACGCAGGGGCGGCAATGGTGCACCTCCATGCCAGAGATAAAAGCGGCAAACACTCCTTGGAGATCGAAGATAACCTCCACCTATACCATGGCCTCAAAGCACGGGTTGGTGAGAGTATTATTGTCCAGTTGACCACCGAAGCCATCGGGCAATATTCCCCAGCCCAACAAATGGCCTTGATCAATGAGGTCAGGCCGGAAGCGGCTTCTTTGGCTCTTAGCGAGTTGCTCGCCGACGGATACGGCCCAGATACAGCACAGCTAGATAAGGCGAGCGCCTTTTTCCACCATGTTGCTGAACAGGGGATCATCGCCCAGTACATTCTCTACAGCCCGCGAGATCTCGAGCGTTATTTTACCCTGTTTGATCAAGGGCTGCTGCCAACAAGCAACCACCACATACTGCTGGTGCTCGGTCGCTACGATAAACACCAAACCGCCTCGCCGAAAGATCTGCCACCTTTTTTACAGGAGCGTCTGTTCAGCCATGGCAAGCGCTGGGCTGTCTGCGCGTTCGGAAAATATGAACACCTTTGCCTGACAGCGTCTATGATTATGGGTGGAGATATTCGAGTTGGCTTTGAAAATAATCATGTTAATCATCTAGGTACATTAGCCTCAAGCAACGCACAACAAGTGGCTAACCTTGCCGAAACCGCCAAGCAACTTGGCCTGGCGACCCTTGACGCTTACCATTTTCGCCAGCTCCTCACTGCCTAG
- a CDS encoding TAXI family TRAP transporter solute-binding subunit: protein MGSINKLLAYTSAAVLLGTSALSFAESRFVTIGTGGVTGVYYPTGGAICRLVNKDRKDHNIRCSVESTGGSIYNINTIRAGELDLGIAQSDWQYHAYNGTSKFADNGAYKDLRAVFSIHPEPFTIVARADSGIKTFEDLKGKRVNIGNPGSGQRGTMEVLMDRYGWTMKDFKLASELKASEQSKALCDNKIDAMIYTVGHPSGAIKEATTSCDSKIITVAGDKVNKLIEDNSFYRVATVPGGMYKGNAIDVTTFGVGATFVSSTSVPDDVVYSIVKSVFENFDDFKRLHPAFAHLKKEEMIRDGLSAPLHPGAEKYYKEVGLM from the coding sequence ATGGGATCTATCAACAAGCTTCTTGCCTACACCAGTGCCGCCGTTCTACTGGGTACCTCGGCACTATCTTTTGCCGAAAGCCGTTTTGTCACCATAGGTACCGGAGGCGTGACAGGAGTATATTACCCAACGGGTGGGGCAATCTGCCGCTTGGTCAATAAAGACAGAAAAGATCACAATATCCGCTGCTCGGTCGAAAGTACCGGTGGTTCTATTTACAACATCAATACTATCCGTGCTGGCGAGCTTGATTTAGGTATCGCCCAGTCTGACTGGCAATACCACGCCTACAACGGCACCAGCAAATTTGCCGATAACGGGGCATACAAAGATCTGCGAGCTGTGTTCTCCATCCACCCAGAGCCGTTTACCATTGTTGCCCGTGCTGACTCGGGGATCAAAACCTTCGAAGATCTCAAGGGCAAGCGCGTCAATATCGGCAACCCAGGTTCTGGCCAGCGCGGCACCATGGAAGTGCTGATGGACAGGTACGGCTGGACAATGAAAGACTTCAAACTGGCCTCTGAGCTAAAAGCCTCCGAACAATCCAAAGCACTGTGTGACAACAAGATTGATGCCATGATTTATACCGTTGGCCACCCTAGCGGCGCCATCAAAGAAGCCACCACATCTTGCGATAGCAAAATCATTACCGTTGCCGGCGACAAGGTTAACAAGCTAATCGAGGACAACAGTTTCTACCGTGTGGCGACAGTGCCAGGCGGTATGTACAAGGGGAATGCGATTGATGTCACTACCTTTGGAGTCGGTGCCACCTTTGTTTCTTCAACGTCAGTGCCGGACGATGTGGTGTACAGCATCGTCAAATCGGTATTCGAAAACTTCGATGACTTCAAGAGACTTCACCCTGCCTTTGCTCACTTGAAAAAAGAAGAGATGATCAGAGACGGTCTTTCTGCCCCGCTTCACCCGGGCGCAGAGAAGTACTACAAAGAAGTCGGCTTGATGTAG
- a CDS encoding substrate-binding domain-containing protein: protein MTQEQRKARPTLQDIADRVGITKMTVSRYMRNPESVSAKTRDKIAEVVEELGYIQNRAPAMLSKSSSKAIGVLLPSLSNQVFASFAQGIEAVTNANGYEILIAHFSYDEEIEERKIASLLSYQVDGLILTGTSHTERTLQMIKTAGVPVVEAMELPSNPVDMVVGLDHIHASYTAVKTMLDKGKRHIAYFGARLDTRTKLRMEGYDKAMEQAGLPKYHILTHEHSSFTLGGELLSRALAECPELDGVFCTNDDIAIGTILACNERGIEVPQRISVVGYNALDIGQAITPRLTSIYTPRYQIGEKSAELLLQALDGKRSERNVFDMGFTISRGESL from the coding sequence ATGACACAAGAACAACGAAAAGCGCGCCCAACCCTGCAAGATATTGCTGACCGTGTCGGCATCACTAAAATGACCGTGAGCCGCTATATGCGCAATCCTGAATCTGTGTCGGCCAAGACAAGGGATAAGATTGCCGAGGTGGTAGAAGAGCTGGGGTATATCCAAAACCGCGCGCCAGCCATGTTGTCGAAGTCTTCCAGCAAGGCGATAGGGGTGTTGCTGCCTTCTTTGTCGAACCAGGTGTTTGCCAGCTTTGCACAGGGCATTGAAGCGGTGACCAATGCCAACGGCTATGAGATCCTGATTGCCCACTTCAGTTACGATGAAGAAATTGAAGAGCGCAAAATTGCCTCTTTGCTTTCCTACCAGGTTGATGGCCTTATCCTGACCGGTACCTCCCATACCGAGCGGACATTGCAGATGATTAAAACTGCCGGGGTTCCAGTGGTGGAAGCAATGGAGCTGCCGAGTAACCCTGTCGATATGGTGGTGGGGTTGGATCATATCCACGCATCCTATACGGCGGTGAAAACCATGCTCGATAAGGGCAAGCGCCACATAGCCTACTTTGGTGCCCGCTTGGATACCCGTACCAAACTGCGTATGGAAGGCTATGACAAGGCGATGGAACAAGCCGGTTTGCCGAAATACCACATCCTGACCCATGAACATTCCAGCTTCACTCTTGGTGGAGAGCTGTTAAGCCGTGCCTTGGCAGAGTGTCCGGAGTTAGACGGCGTGTTCTGTACCAATGATGATATCGCCATTGGCACAATCCTGGCCTGTAATGAGCGGGGTATCGAAGTACCCCAGCGGATCAGTGTTGTTGGTTACAACGCCTTGGATATCGGCCAGGCTATCACGCCGCGTCTGACCAGTATTTACACCCCACGTTACCAAATTGGTGAGAAAAGTGCAGAGCTGCTGCTCCAAGCCCTTGACGGTAAGCGCAGCGAACGAAATGTTTTCGATATGGGCTTTACCATCAGCCGGGGCGAAAGCTTGTAG
- a CDS encoding DUF1439 domain-containing protein produces MIRTKAKILTVAFAAAVLGGCASYSISEQDMTNYLQDSVSLEQSVGVENVMYAQVAVEDLEVKIGRADADRVSVFASTNAQVQMLSMQSMGLDLDVEFSAVPEYDKESGEVYLKSLRLERFDESSQQLPPEVKKLLKPAVSMIGYALSKQPVYKLDSSKVQEALIKSAEPNLVIRNNKLVIELFD; encoded by the coding sequence ATGATAAGAACAAAAGCCAAAATACTGACTGTGGCATTTGCTGCTGCGGTGCTTGGGGGCTGTGCCAGTTACAGCATTTCAGAGCAAGATATGACAAACTACCTGCAAGACTCGGTCAGCCTGGAGCAATCGGTTGGGGTTGAAAATGTCATGTATGCCCAGGTTGCGGTTGAGGATCTCGAAGTAAAAATAGGCCGGGCCGATGCCGACCGAGTCTCTGTGTTTGCCAGTACCAATGCGCAGGTCCAGATGCTCAGTATGCAGAGCATGGGACTGGATCTGGATGTCGAGTTCAGTGCTGTCCCTGAATATGACAAAGAGAGCGGGGAAGTGTATTTGAAATCCCTGCGCTTGGAACGCTTTGATGAGAGCAGCCAGCAACTGCCGCCCGAGGTGAAAAAGCTACTGAAGCCAGCGGTCTCTATGATTGGTTATGCGCTATCCAAGCAGCCGGTTTATAAGCTGGATAGTTCCAAGGTGCAGGAAGCCTTGATCAAATCGGCCGAGCCCAACTTGGTGATCAGGAATAACAAGCTGGTGATCGAGCTGTTTGATTAA